One Kineococcus aurantiacus genomic window carries:
- a CDS encoding metallophosphoesterase: MPSVLKATAATVGLTALAGAAGVGYAAGYEVRAFALRHAVVPVLPVGSAPLRVLHLSDLHLVPRQHRKRAWVAALADLEPDLVVTTGDNLAAQDAVPAVLETYAGLLRRPGVFVLGSNDYWAPKPRNWSKYLRGPSQVKAGDKALPLPTADLVRGFTDAGWVDLDNVRTRLRVGGLDLELVGVDDPHLRYDRYDDVAGPAAPDADLTVGVTHAPYRRTLDAMTADGAGLVLAGHTHGGQLCVPGYGALVTNCDLPRSQASGLSTWSAAGHEAWLHVSAGLGTSPYAPLRFACRPEATLLELVPRR; encoded by the coding sequence ATGCCGAGCGTCCTGAAGGCCACCGCCGCGACCGTCGGCCTCACCGCCCTGGCCGGGGCGGCCGGGGTCGGGTACGCCGCCGGGTACGAGGTGCGGGCGTTCGCGCTGCGGCACGCCGTCGTCCCCGTCCTTCCGGTGGGGTCGGCGCCGCTGCGGGTGCTGCACCTGTCCGACCTGCACCTGGTGCCGCGCCAGCACCGCAAGCGGGCGTGGGTGGCGGCCCTGGCCGACCTCGAACCGGACCTGGTCGTCACGACGGGCGACAACCTCGCCGCCCAGGACGCCGTCCCGGCGGTGCTGGAGACGTACGCGGGGCTGCTGCGCCGCCCCGGGGTGTTCGTCCTGGGCTCCAACGACTACTGGGCCCCCAAACCGCGGAACTGGTCGAAGTACCTGCGCGGCCCCTCGCAGGTGAAGGCCGGGGACAAGGCCCTGCCGCTGCCGACCGCGGACCTGGTGCGCGGGTTCACCGACGCCGGCTGGGTCGACCTCGACAACGTCCGGACGCGGCTGCGGGTCGGCGGACTGGACCTGGAGCTCGTGGGGGTCGACGACCCGCACCTGCGCTACGACCGCTACGACGACGTCGCCGGGCCCGCCGCGCCCGACGCCGACCTGACCGTCGGCGTCACCCACGCCCCCTACCGCCGGACGCTGGACGCCATGACGGCCGACGGGGCCGGGCTGGTCCTGGCCGGGCACACCCACGGCGGTCAGCTGTGCGTGCCCGGCTACGGGGCGCTGGTGACGAACTGCGACCTGCCCCGGTCGCAGGCGTCGGGGCTCTCGACCTGGTCGGCCGCCGGCCACGAGGCGTGGCTGCACGTCTCGGCGGGCCTGGGGACCTCCCCGTACGCCCCGCTGCGCTTCGCCTGCCGACCCGAGGCGACGCTGCTGGAGCTCGTCCCGCGCCGGTGA
- a CDS encoding SpoIIE family protein phosphatase — protein sequence MAEAQHDLAAIFDVIPTSYAVLDTGLRFVAVNRAFLDSSGRTREQLLGRSILDVFPDNPQDPQARGTVNLEASLRRVLTTGRQDTMPLQRYDVADAGGVFRARWWSSVNAPVLDEAGDVALLLHRAEEVTDYVRERHRRSGTGADPDGAGHRDVDLQHVDPYDVEPHDGDPHDGPHDGPHDGDPHDGAGVRVRSEADLYVRGQELRTALTTEAAEARRLAGMVRVALRLSGAQSVDQLTDIVIGTGLSALGAEGGAVAVRTDSGGPGGPAVLELSLTGSLGERARRTFARVPVDSPLPVAVAAATGEVVVLPDREACLRFTPQMEEAVTSTGLGTWVSLPLRAAGRAVGGLTIGWRDPQDFTARDFELMSAFAAQCAQSLAALQAREQERRVAGEQRRLSETLQRSLLTAPFEPDHLQIAVRYLPAASEAQIGGDWYDCFVAPTGATTVVVGDVAGHDRDAAAAMAQVRNLLRGVSITLGEPPAAVLSGLDRAMHHLGVGVIATAVLAQVEQGPDQVAAGLRTLRWSNAGHPPPVLLAPDGRATLQQTAADLLLGLVPDAERHDHALTLEPGATVVLYTDGLVERRDAPVQDGLEWLRATVERLHDLPVEELCDALLAQLEGPPEDDVALLVLRAHPQDGPRPRGAGPRVVPPASPGAGRARDAR from the coding sequence GTGGCGGAGGCTCAGCACGACCTGGCCGCGATCTTCGACGTCATCCCCACCTCCTACGCGGTGCTCGACACCGGCCTGCGGTTCGTGGCGGTCAACCGGGCCTTCCTGGACTCGTCCGGGCGCACGCGCGAGCAGCTCCTCGGCCGCTCGATCCTCGACGTCTTCCCCGACAACCCGCAGGACCCGCAGGCGCGCGGGACGGTCAACCTGGAGGCCTCGCTGCGCCGGGTGCTGACCACGGGCCGCCAGGACACGATGCCGCTGCAGCGGTACGACGTCGCCGACGCCGGCGGCGTCTTCCGCGCGCGCTGGTGGAGCTCGGTGAACGCCCCGGTGCTCGACGAGGCCGGTGACGTGGCGCTGCTGCTGCACCGCGCCGAGGAGGTCACCGACTACGTCAGGGAGCGCCACCGGCGGTCCGGGACCGGTGCGGACCCCGACGGCGCGGGTCACCGCGACGTCGACCTCCAGCACGTCGACCCCTACGACGTCGAACCCCACGACGGCGATCCCCACGACGGGCCCCACGACGGGCCCCACGACGGTGATCCCCACGACGGGGCCGGGGTCCGGGTCAGGTCCGAGGCGGACCTGTACGTGCGCGGCCAGGAGCTGCGCACGGCCCTGACCACCGAGGCCGCGGAGGCGCGACGGCTGGCCGGCATGGTGCGGGTGGCGCTGCGGCTCAGCGGCGCGCAGAGCGTGGACCAGCTGACCGACATCGTCATCGGCACGGGCCTGAGCGCGCTCGGCGCCGAGGGCGGGGCCGTCGCCGTCCGCACCGACTCCGGCGGCCCCGGCGGCCCCGCGGTGCTGGAGCTGTCCCTGACCGGCTCCCTGGGGGAGCGGGCCCGCCGCACGTTCGCCCGGGTGCCCGTGGACAGCCCGCTGCCGGTGGCCGTGGCGGCCGCCACGGGCGAGGTCGTGGTGCTGCCGGACCGCGAGGCGTGCCTGAGGTTCACGCCGCAGATGGAGGAGGCCGTCACCAGCACCGGGCTGGGCACGTGGGTGTCGCTGCCGCTGCGGGCGGCGGGCCGGGCGGTCGGCGGGCTGACGATCGGGTGGCGCGACCCGCAGGACTTCACCGCCCGCGACTTCGAGCTGATGAGCGCCTTCGCCGCGCAGTGCGCGCAGAGCCTGGCCGCGCTGCAGGCCCGGGAGCAGGAGCGCCGGGTGGCCGGTGAGCAGCGGCGCCTGTCGGAGACGTTGCAGCGCAGCCTGCTCACCGCCCCGTTCGAGCCGGACCACCTGCAGATCGCCGTCCGGTACCTGCCCGCCGCGAGCGAGGCGCAGATCGGCGGCGACTGGTACGACTGCTTCGTGGCCCCCACGGGCGCGACGACGGTCGTCGTCGGTGACGTGGCCGGGCACGACCGGGACGCGGCCGCCGCCATGGCGCAGGTGCGCAACCTGCTGCGGGGGGTCTCGATCACCCTCGGCGAGCCGCCCGCGGCGGTGCTGTCGGGTCTGGACCGGGCCATGCACCACCTGGGCGTCGGGGTGATCGCCACGGCCGTGCTGGCGCAGGTGGAGCAGGGACCCGACCAGGTGGCCGCCGGCCTGCGGACCCTGCGCTGGTCCAACGCCGGGCACCCCCCGCCGGTGCTCCTGGCCCCCGACGGCCGCGCGACGCTCCAGCAGACCGCCGCGGACCTGCTGCTGGGGCTGGTCCCCGACGCCGAGCGTCACGACCACGCGCTCACCCTGGAGCCGGGCGCCACCGTCGTCCTCTACACCGACGGGCTCGTCGAGCGCCGGGACGCCCCCGTGCAGGACGGGCTGGAGTGGTTGCGCGCCACCGTCGAGCGGTTGCACGACCTGCCCGTCGAGGAGCTGTGCGACGCGCTGCTGGCCCAGCTCGAGGGCCCGCCCGAGGACGACGTCGCGCTGCTGGTGCTGCGCGCCCACCCCCAGGACGGCCCCCGCCCGCGGGGGGCCGGGCCGCGGGTCGTGCCGCCGGCGTCCCCCGGGGCGGGGCGGGCCCGGGACGCGCGGTAG
- a CDS encoding CNNM domain-containing protein, whose product MSDDPFVVVPVTALIVALSAFFVAVEFALLGAKRHRLEDAAGTYAGRAALRSSHELTVLLAGSQLGITACVLALGAISKPAVHHWLTPGFEALGVPAVAADALGFVLALFIVTFVHLVVGEMAPKSWAIAHPERSALLLAVPMRGFTWVFRPVLKLLNSAANALVRAVGAEPTEEVVVGHSPDSLRHLLEHSTNVGALDARFSAQLSGALDLRRTTIRDLLRPGNVPACVPAGASVEAVQDLSRTSGHLRILVGAPDRVTGVVHVRDTLTEPADAPAEPFVRPVFTLEAGTTLHVALARMRETSNHLALVTDGGRVEGVVTLSDVLRRLFPGAAGP is encoded by the coding sequence GTGAGTGACGACCCGTTCGTCGTCGTCCCCGTGACGGCGCTGATCGTGGCGCTGAGCGCGTTCTTCGTCGCCGTCGAGTTCGCCCTGCTGGGCGCCAAGCGGCACCGGCTGGAGGACGCCGCCGGCACCTACGCCGGCCGGGCCGCGCTGCGCAGCTCCCACGAGCTGACGGTGCTGCTGGCCGGGTCCCAGCTGGGCATCACGGCCTGCGTCCTGGCGCTGGGGGCGATCTCGAAACCGGCGGTCCACCACTGGCTGACCCCCGGGTTCGAGGCCCTCGGCGTCCCCGCGGTCGCGGCCGACGCCCTCGGTTTCGTGCTCGCGCTGTTCATCGTGACGTTCGTCCACCTCGTCGTGGGGGAGATGGCGCCGAAGTCGTGGGCCATCGCGCACCCCGAGCGGTCCGCGCTGCTGCTGGCGGTGCCGATGCGCGGGTTCACCTGGGTGTTCCGGCCCGTGCTGAAGCTGCTGAACTCCGCCGCGAACGCCTTGGTCCGCGCGGTCGGGGCCGAACCGACCGAGGAGGTCGTCGTCGGGCACAGCCCCGACTCGCTGCGGCACCTGCTGGAGCACTCCACGAACGTGGGGGCGCTCGACGCCCGGTTCTCGGCGCAGCTGTCGGGGGCGCTGGACCTGCGGCGCACGACGATCCGCGACCTGCTGCGGCCGGGGAACGTCCCGGCGTGCGTCCCGGCCGGCGCGTCCGTCGAGGCCGTCCAGGACCTGTCCCGCACCAGCGGCCACCTGCGGATCCTCGTCGGGGCCCCCGACCGGGTCACCGGGGTCGTGCACGTGCGGGACACGCTGACCGAACCGGCCGACGCGCCGGCCGAGCCGTTCGTGCGGCCCGTGTTCACCCTGGAGGCGGGCACGACGCTGCACGTGGCGCTGGCGCGGATGCGGGAGACGAGCAACCACCTGGCGCTCGTCACCGACGGCGGGCGGGTCGAGGGGGTCGTCACCCTGTCCGACGTCCTGCGCCGGTTGTTCCCCGGCGCGGCCGGCCCCTGA
- a CDS encoding aliphatic sulfonate ABC transporter substrate-binding protein produces the protein MSTLPPTTTRRALLGLGLGSLALTAAGCVRGESSTGSAPASSGASAGSGGSGGDRVRLDYALYNPLSLVVREQKLLEDAGLTVQWEQSAGSNKANEFLRNDNLDLASTAGSAVLQARTNGSPVQTVAVYSQPEWTALVVGKDSTLTDVAGLRGKRIAATTGTDPYFFLQQALAGAGLSGTDVEITNLQHADGRAALERGDVDAWAGLDPNMAASELQAGSKLLYRNVDFCTYGVLNAREQFVQDSPDLVQQVVDAYATARAWALANPADLATLYATAAQLSPEVAARVLERTTLDLDGVPGDAQRTVLAGIVPLMAATGDVPSEDAATKALDTLLVPDFARKATAA, from the coding sequence GTGTCCACGCTGCCCCCCACCACCACCCGTCGCGCCCTGCTCGGCCTTGGTCTGGGTTCCCTGGCCCTGACCGCGGCCGGCTGCGTCAGGGGCGAGTCGTCCACCGGCTCGGCCCCCGCCAGTTCCGGCGCTTCCGCCGGTTCCGGCGGATCCGGCGGCGACCGGGTCCGCCTCGACTACGCCCTCTACAACCCCCTCAGCCTCGTCGTGCGCGAGCAGAAGCTGCTCGAGGACGCCGGGCTCACCGTGCAGTGGGAGCAGTCGGCGGGCAGCAACAAGGCCAACGAGTTCCTGCGCAACGACAACCTGGACCTGGCCTCCACCGCCGGGTCGGCCGTGCTGCAGGCCCGCACGAACGGCTCGCCCGTGCAGACGGTCGCGGTGTACTCCCAGCCGGAGTGGACCGCGCTGGTCGTCGGGAAGGACTCCACCCTCACCGACGTGGCGGGGTTGCGCGGCAAGCGGATCGCCGCCACCACCGGCACCGACCCGTACTTCTTCCTCCAGCAGGCGCTCGCCGGCGCCGGGCTGTCCGGCACCGACGTCGAGATCACCAACCTCCAGCACGCCGACGGCCGCGCCGCCCTCGAGCGCGGTGACGTCGACGCCTGGGCCGGCCTGGACCCGAACATGGCCGCCTCGGAGCTGCAGGCCGGGTCGAAGCTGCTGTACCGCAACGTCGACTTCTGCACCTACGGCGTCCTCAACGCCCGCGAGCAGTTCGTCCAGGACTCCCCCGACCTCGTCCAGCAGGTCGTCGACGCGTACGCCACGGCCCGCGCGTGGGCGCTGGCGAACCCCGCCGACCTGGCGACCCTCTACGCGACCGCCGCGCAGCTGTCGCCCGAGGTCGCCGCCCGCGTCCTGGAGCGCACGACGCTCGACCTCGACGGCGTGCCCGGCGACGCGCAGCGGACCGTGCTGGCCGGGATCGTGCCGCTCATGGCCGCCACCGGCGACGTCCCCTCCGAGGACGCCGCCACGAAGGCGCTGGACACGCTGCTGGTGCCCGACTTCGCCCGCAAGGCCACCGCCGCGTGA
- a CDS encoding GatB/YqeY domain-containing protein produces the protein MSDTLKDSLQADLTTAMKARDELRSATLRMVLTAIRSEEVAGKTARVLSDEEVVTVLQREAKKRREAAEAYDGAGRTEQAARERDELGVVETYLPTPLTDEELAGLVDEAVIAASSEGLTGMGAMGAVMARLKGEVAGRADGKRLSGAVRARLQS, from the coding sequence ATGAGCGACACCCTCAAGGACTCCCTGCAGGCCGACCTGACCACCGCGATGAAGGCCCGCGACGAGCTCCGGTCGGCCACCCTGCGGATGGTCCTGACGGCGATCCGCTCCGAGGAGGTCGCCGGGAAGACCGCGCGGGTGCTGAGCGACGAGGAGGTCGTCACCGTCCTGCAGCGGGAGGCGAAGAAGCGCCGCGAGGCCGCCGAGGCCTACGACGGCGCCGGCCGCACCGAGCAGGCCGCCCGCGAGCGCGACGAGCTGGGCGTCGTGGAGACCTACCTGCCGACGCCGCTGACCGACGAGGAGCTGGCCGGGCTGGTCGACGAGGCCGTGATCGCCGCCTCCTCCGAGGGCCTGACGGGCATGGGCGCCATGGGGGCCGTCATGGCCCGCCTCAAGGGCGAGGTCGCCGGCCGCGCCGACGGCAAGCGCCTGTCCGGCGCCGTCCGGGCCCGCCTGCAGTCCTGA
- a CDS encoding ATP-binding cassette domain-containing protein: MRLRGVGRSFGEHRVLAPLDLELDAGGTVALVGASGSGKSTLLRLLAGLDTPSTGTVEVAGQPVRGVHPRTAVVFQEPRLLPWRDLAGNVAFGLPRGTARAQGRAEVLRWLDVVGLADFAGHRPRRVSGGMAQRAALARALVRRPGVLLLDEPFAALDALTRLRMQDLLDEVQRGTGATVVFVTHDVDEALHLADRVLVLGDTGSGQGAGIVRDLRVGAPRPRDRADAATARLRVELLDLLGVPRSA, encoded by the coding sequence GTGCGCCTGCGCGGCGTCGGGCGCAGCTTCGGCGAGCACCGGGTGCTGGCCCCCCTGGACCTCGAGCTCGACGCGGGCGGCACCGTCGCCCTCGTGGGGGCCTCCGGCAGCGGCAAGTCGACGCTGCTGCGGCTCCTCGCCGGGCTGGACACCCCCTCCACCGGGACGGTGGAGGTCGCCGGGCAGCCCGTGCGCGGGGTGCACCCCCGCACCGCGGTGGTGTTCCAGGAACCGCGGCTGCTGCCGTGGCGGGACCTGGCCGGCAACGTCGCCTTCGGCCTGCCGCGCGGCACGGCCCGCGCGCAGGGCCGGGCCGAGGTGCTGCGCTGGCTGGACGTCGTGGGGCTGGCCGACTTCGCCGGGCACCGGCCGCGCCGGGTCTCCGGCGGCATGGCCCAGCGCGCGGCCCTGGCCCGCGCCCTCGTCCGCCGCCCCGGCGTGCTGCTGCTCGACGAGCCGTTCGCCGCGCTCGACGCCCTGACCCGCCTGCGCATGCAGGACCTGCTCGACGAGGTGCAGCGCGGCACGGGCGCCACCGTCGTGTTCGTCACCCACGACGTCGACGAGGCCCTGCACCTGGCCGACCGGGTGCTCGTCCTCGGCGACACCGGCAGCGGGCAGGGCGCCGGGATCGTCCGGGACCTGCGGGTCGGTGCGCCCCGTCCCCGCGACCGCGCCGACGCCGCCACCGCCCGGCTGCGCGTCGAGCTGCTCGACCTGCTCGGCGTCCCCCGCTCCGCCTGA
- a CDS encoding DUF2071 domain-containing protein has translation MVTAPPLPRPVMMHQHWDDVAFLHWEVDPDEVAPHLPPGTRPDLFAGRAYVGLIPFTLRGAGPGGRAAVPYLGTFLETNVRTYSVDEQGRHGVVFASLDASRLAVVLGAQTAFGLPYRWSTLRHAVRVRDGARELLWTCRTRDGVTSRVAVREGATRRVEPARDDLGDFLTARFGLHVEHLGRTWWIANEHEPWPLRDAQVLELDDGLVAAAGFTVTGAPAHVAFARRVTTRFTTPRPAAGEPSRALVR, from the coding sequence GTGGTCACCGCCCCGCCCCTGCCCCGGCCCGTGATGATGCACCAGCACTGGGACGACGTCGCCTTCCTGCACTGGGAGGTCGACCCCGACGAGGTCGCCCCGCACCTGCCGCCCGGCACCCGCCCCGACCTGTTCGCCGGCCGCGCCTACGTCGGCCTCATCCCCTTCACCCTGCGCGGGGCCGGACCCGGGGGCCGGGCCGCCGTGCCGTACCTGGGGACGTTCCTGGAGACGAACGTGCGGACGTACTCCGTCGACGAGCAGGGGCGGCACGGCGTGGTGTTCGCCAGCCTGGACGCCTCCCGGCTGGCCGTCGTCCTGGGCGCGCAGACCGCGTTCGGGCTGCCGTACCGGTGGTCGACGCTGCGGCACGCGGTGCGGGTCCGCGACGGCGCGCGGGAGCTGCTGTGGACGTGCCGCACCCGCGACGGCGTCACGAGCCGCGTCGCGGTCCGCGAGGGCGCGACCCGGCGGGTGGAGCCGGCCCGGGACGACCTCGGCGACTTCCTCACGGCCCGCTTCGGCCTGCACGTGGAGCACCTGGGCCGCACGTGGTGGATCGCCAACGAGCACGAGCCGTGGCCATTGCGGGACGCGCAGGTGCTGGAGCTGGACGACGGTCTCGTCGCGGCCGCCGGGTTCACCGTGACCGGCGCACCGGCGCACGTGGCGTTCGCGCGGCGGGTCACGACGCGGTTCACCACGCCCCGCCCGGCGGCGGGGGAACCGTCCCGCGCGCTCGTGCGTTGA
- a CDS encoding ABC transporter permease subunit: protein MSAPTTSAPAAPAGRAPRRRPGWWLGAVVPVLLVAAWWATTAAGVFLPSQLPSPVDVFHAAQQLWATGQLQLNIAISVQRVLVGFCCGAVAGLVLGGLTGSSRVLDRLLSPTLGALRAVPSLAWVPLLGLWIGIGETPKIVLVAIGAFFPVYTTVFSALTHLDPALVEVGRAYGRRGLGLFGTVLLPATAPALLSGLRLALAQSWLFLVAAELISSSIGLGFQMTNGQNTSRTDQVLLAIVLLAVLGKLSDVVLGIVEGRVKAARA from the coding sequence GTGAGCGCGCCCACCACGTCCGCCCCGGCCGCACCGGCCGGCCGCGCGCCGCGCCGCCGGCCGGGCTGGTGGCTCGGCGCGGTCGTGCCCGTGCTGCTGGTCGCGGCGTGGTGGGCCACCACGGCGGCCGGGGTGTTCCTGCCCAGCCAGCTGCCGTCGCCGGTGGACGTGTTCCACGCCGCCCAGCAGCTGTGGGCCACGGGGCAGCTGCAGCTGAACATCGCCATCAGCGTGCAGCGGGTCCTCGTCGGGTTCTGCTGCGGCGCCGTGGCCGGGCTCGTCCTGGGCGGGCTGACGGGGTCCTCGCGGGTCCTGGACCGGCTGCTGTCCCCCACCCTGGGGGCCTTGCGGGCCGTGCCGTCGCTGGCGTGGGTGCCGCTGCTGGGCCTGTGGATCGGCATCGGGGAGACCCCGAAGATCGTGCTCGTCGCGATCGGCGCGTTCTTCCCCGTCTACACGACCGTCTTCTCCGCCCTCACCCACCTCGACCCCGCCCTCGTGGAGGTGGGCCGCGCCTACGGCCGCCGCGGGCTGGGGCTGTTCGGCACGGTCCTGCTGCCCGCGACCGCCCCGGCGCTGCTGTCCGGGCTGCGGCTGGCGCTCGCGCAGAGCTGGCTGTTCCTCGTGGCGGCCGAGCTGATCTCGTCCTCGATCGGGCTGGGTTTCCAGATGACCAACGGGCAGAACACCTCCCGCACCGACCAGGTGCTGCTGGCGATCGTGCTGCTCGCGGTGCTGGGCAAGCTGTCCGACGTCGTGCTGGGGATCGTGGAGGGGCGGGTCAAGGCCGCGCGCGCCTGA
- a CDS encoding CNNM domain-containing protein yields MTDVLALLLGVVVVFAITVATAWFVAQEFAFMSVDRSALGARAEAGDPAARRALQVTRRTSFMLSGAQLGITVTGLLVGYVAEPLIGESLGALLGGVGVPAAVSVGVGAVVALLFSTFVQMLFGELFPKNLAIARPEPLAVRLSRSTLVYLRVFGWLVRFFDQASNALLRALRIEPVHDVEHAATARDLEAIVEESRESGDLPPDLAVLLDRILDFPQRDVEHAMVPRSRVDTVDESADLGLVRALMAVGHSRYPVLATGSGDVLGVVHLTDLLATAEDDTAHVTRIMRVPLVVSTLTPLPQVLRQLAGTKNQLACVVDEYGGFTGVVTVEDLAEELVGEITDEHDDEDPTYVPVEGDGVWEVSGEVHVDEVERSLGVDLPRGDYETVAGLVIAAHGGLPEQGTELVLDLPADPGDLEARPRTLTVRVLAVARHVPARVRLELPQGGEPRE; encoded by the coding sequence GTGACGGACGTGCTCGCCCTGCTCCTCGGTGTCGTGGTGGTGTTCGCCATCACCGTCGCCACGGCCTGGTTCGTGGCCCAGGAGTTCGCCTTCATGTCGGTGGACCGGTCGGCGCTGGGCGCCCGCGCCGAGGCCGGCGACCCCGCGGCGCGCCGGGCCCTGCAGGTCACCCGCCGCACCTCGTTCATGCTGTCCGGCGCGCAGCTGGGCATCACCGTCACGGGCCTGCTCGTCGGGTACGTCGCCGAACCCCTCATCGGGGAGTCCCTCGGGGCGCTGCTGGGCGGGGTCGGGGTCCCCGCCGCGGTGAGCGTCGGCGTCGGGGCCGTCGTGGCGCTGCTGTTCTCGACGTTCGTGCAGATGCTGTTCGGGGAGCTGTTCCCCAAGAACCTGGCCATCGCGCGGCCCGAACCGCTGGCGGTGCGGCTGAGCCGGTCCACGCTGGTCTACCTGCGGGTGTTCGGCTGGCTCGTGCGGTTCTTCGACCAGGCCTCCAACGCGCTGCTGCGGGCGCTGCGCATCGAACCCGTCCACGACGTCGAGCACGCCGCGACGGCCAGGGACCTGGAGGCCATCGTGGAGGAGTCCCGCGAGAGCGGTGACCTGCCGCCGGACCTGGCGGTGCTGCTGGACCGGATCCTGGACTTCCCCCAGCGCGACGTCGAGCACGCCATGGTGCCGCGCTCGCGCGTCGACACCGTCGACGAGTCCGCCGACCTGGGCCTGGTGCGCGCCCTCATGGCCGTGGGGCACTCCCGGTACCCGGTGCTGGCCACCGGTTCCGGCGACGTCCTGGGGGTCGTGCACCTGACCGACCTGCTCGCGACGGCCGAGGACGACACGGCGCACGTCACGCGCATCATGCGGGTCCCGCTCGTGGTGTCGACCCTCACCCCGCTGCCGCAGGTGCTGCGGCAGCTGGCCGGGACGAAGAACCAGCTCGCCTGCGTCGTCGACGAGTACGGCGGTTTCACGGGGGTCGTGACGGTCGAGGACCTCGCCGAGGAACTCGTCGGGGAGATCACCGACGAGCACGACGACGAGGACCCGACGTACGTCCCCGTGGAGGGTGACGGGGTGTGGGAGGTGTCGGGGGAGGTCCACGTCGACGAGGTCGAGCGGTCCCTGGGCGTGGACCTGCCGCGCGGCGACTACGAGACGGTCGCCGGTCTGGTCATCGCCGCCCACGGCGGCCTGCCCGAGCAGGGCACCGAACTCGTGCTGGACCTGCCGGCCGACCCCGGCGACCTGGAGGCGCGGCCGCGGACGCTGACCGTGCGGGTGCTGGCCGTGGCCCGCCACGTGCCGGCCCGGGTCCGGCTGGAACTGCCGCAGGGGGGTGAGCCGCGTGAGTGA